The genomic segment AAGGCATCCCAAAAACTGTAAATGAAAATTGGTGTGACATCGTTCAAGTCATCGCTAAAAAATCCAATtctaatataatgataaaatctgCCTACCGAATTCATTCGTctgataataaaacaaacatcatAGTTGCTGAACTTGAAACTTCTGATATGAGGAAAGATTTTCTTAGTAAAGTAAAATCATTGAGATTGAATGCTAATATGATTCATAATAGCTGGTCAACGGACTCAAAAATCTATGTAAATGAAAGGCTCACCAAGAATAGAAGaacattgttttcaaaaacCAGACTGGCTTGCAAGGAAAAACGGTACAAATATGTTTGGGTTAATAACGCGGAAATACTAGTTAAAAAGGATGATGGTGAGAAAACTCTAAGAATCAAGTCTGACAAGGATATAAAGAAGTTGTAAGTTTTTTATACtagctttataaaatatttctatgttatcttaaaattctaataattatatacataatcacTTTTTACAATGGAatctaacattttaaaagatattaatttattaaaaaacataaattctgTAATTTTAGATAACTTTAGTAATTTACCtacaaatataatgaataacaataatttatctattttcgTAATGAACATTAGAAGTATAAGGTGACATTTTGATGAGATTGTGTTATTGTTAGACACCTATACATTAAGTTTTGATATAATTGTTCTGTGCGAAACCTGGCTGGATTATgacttcaaatttttattaaatggatATCAAACTATTAACTCtattggaaaattaaataaaagtgatggagttactatatttattaaagaacctattaaattaactaatataaaagaaaatgttaTATCTAATTGCAATTCAATTGAACTATCATTTGAATATCTcagcaataattttataattacttgaATTTACAGGTCTCCTAATGATaatacctgttttttttttggatggGCTAGAAATGTACTTAAATAGTATCAATAAATCCCACCGCTCTATCATTTGCGGTGATATAAATATCGATAttcttaatcaaaataattctcTTACCTCAATTGAGTATCTAAATATAATGGCATCTAAAGGCTTCATTTcgtgcataaataaatatactcgTGTCTCCGATACGTCACAATCGTGTATAGATCACatgtttattaacaatatagatACGGACAGtgtaaattcatatattttaaaatctgagGTAACTGATCATTAcgctactatattatacattcaaaatgATGCTAATTTAGCTGATAACactgataaaaaattatctgagataggaaataaaattaacatagatCACTTAAATATGCTCATTAGCATTGAAGATTGGGATAATTTACTATGTAATAACGATGTAAATAAAGCGtatgaaacatttaataaaataattaatcaacttATTTCcctatcattatataatactactggaccatataaaaataataataataataaaaagcttAAAGAATGGATTACACATGGTCTAACGGTCTCAATcagaaatagaaataaattttattatcttCTAAATTACGTAATAGACCTTTTGATAGggaattaaaattatcttatactTGGTATCGtaacctactaaataatttaataaaaaaagcaaaaattttacattaccaaaaaaaaataatggcagCTGGTAATGAATCTAAATCTATTTGGAGAATTTTAAAGGAAGTTACaggcaaaaaaaataattcatataacatTAAAGGTATATACAGCAATGATAccttaatatataatgaaagaGACATTTGTGACACTTTTAATAGATTCTTTGTCAGAGTAGGTAgtgatattgaaaataatattagatctaAAGGGTTTGTCGAAAAACCATGGAAAGCCTTAAACAACAAGTGTGATATTgcagattcaatttttttaagccAATAAATGTTGCTGAAATCGAGCANNNNNNNNNNNNNNNNNNNNNNNNNNNNNNNNNNNNNNNNNNNNNNNNNNNNNNNNNNNNNNNNNNNNNNNNNNNNNNNNNNNNNNNNNNNNNNNNNNNNNNNNNNNNNNNNNNNNNNNNNNNNNNNNNNNNNNNNNNNNNNNNNNNNNNNNNNNNNNNNNNNNNNNNNNNNNNNNNNNNNNNNNNNNNNNNNNNNNNNNNNNNNNNNNNNNNNNNNNNNNNNNNNNNNNNNNNNNNNNNNNNNNNNNNNNNNNNNNNNNNNNNNNNNNNNNNNNNNNNNNNNNNNNNNNNNNNNNNNNNNNNNNNNNNNNNNNNNNNNNNNNNNNNNNNNNNNNNNNNNNNNNNNNNNNNNNNNNNNNNNNNNNNNNNNNNNNNNNNNNNNNNNNNNNNNNNNNNNNNNNNNNNNNNNNNNNNNNNNNNNNNNNNNNNNNNNNNNNNNNNNNNNNNNNNNNNNNNNNNNNNNNNNNNNNNNNNNNNNNNNNNNNNNNNNNNNNNNNNNNNNNNNNNNNNNNNNNNNNNNNNNNNNNNNNNNNNNNNNNNNN from the Acyrthosiphon pisum isolate AL4f chromosome X, pea_aphid_22Mar2018_4r6ur, whole genome shotgun sequence genome contains:
- the LOC103309197 gene encoding uncharacterized protein LOC103309197 — its product is MPTECTNCHDSIIHDEDSIVCSTCTSVFHFFCAGYNENAFKKLSNNSKMRFVCNKCKTIGSGNKSKLPDKINDENVISKKKLEELITSVNFMGNQFDDFSIPKTVNENWCDIVQVIAKKSNSNIMIKSAYRIHSSDNKTNIIVAELETSDMRKDFLSKVKSLRLNANMIHNSWSTDSKIYVNERLTKNRRTLFSKTRLACKEKRYKYVWVNNAEILVKKDDGEKTLRIKSDKDIKKL